From the Arctopsyche grandis isolate Sample6627 chromosome 11, ASM5162203v2, whole genome shotgun sequence genome, one window contains:
- the Rab1 gene encoding RAS oncogene family member Rab1 has translation MNPEYDYLFKLLLIGDSGVGKSCLLLRFADDSYTESYISTIGVDFKIRTITYKDQTIKLQIWDTAGQERFRTITSSYYRGAHGIIVVYDCTEQETFENVKQWLEEIDRYASDNVNKLLVGNKNDLTTRKVVDYMTAKEYAKQLGIPFLETSAKNASNVEQAFMTMAAEIMQRVGPPSAQVASDAHVGVKIEKTTNVDTGSKGCC, from the exons ATGAATCCCGAATA CGACTACCTGTTCAAACTGCTGCTCATCGGTGACTCCGGTGTAGGGAAATCCTGTCTACTGCTCCGCTTCGCAGATGACTCGTACACGGAAAGTTATATTAGCACGATCGGTGTTGACTTTAAAATTAGGACCATTACCTATAAAGATCAGACAATAAAACTGCAAATTTGGGACACAGCCGGACAGGAGAGGTTTAGAACTATCACTTCGTCGTACTATCGCGGTGCTCACGGTATTATCGTTGTATACGATTGTACAGAACAG GAAACGTTTGAGAACGTTAAACAGTGGTTAGAAGAAATCGACCGTTATGCATCGGACAATGTAAATAAGCTATTGGTAGGAAACAAAAATGATCTTACTACGAGGAAAGTTGTAGACTATATGACTGCTAAG gaATACGCAAAACAACTCGGTATTCCATTCTTGGAAACGTCGGCTAAAAATGCATCAAACGTTGAGCAAGCATTCATGACAATGGCAGCGGAAATCATGCAGCGTGTGGGACCACCATCAGCACAAGTGGCTAGTGATGCACATGTGGGTGTGAAAATCGAAAAAACGACTAACGTTGACACCGGCAGTAAAGGCTGTTGCTGA
- the LOC143918599 gene encoding uncharacterized protein LOC143918599, producing MTSPIPLYPARAHAMNLPFFGIGVNCNGCPMHTCEDDLAIIYGYCCGCAKLLDSLPVLCPRAIICPLNGAGLCHDYEYMLRCCC from the exons atgacgtcccCTATAcctttgtatcctgctcgcgcacacgcaa TGAATTTGCCATTTTTCGGCATCGGAGTGAATTGTAATGGATGTCCAATGCATACTTGCGAAGATGATCTGGCTATTATCTACGGCTATTGTTGTGGATGTGCTAAGTTACTAG aTAGTTTACCAGTGCTGTGTCCGAGAGCTATAATATGTCCGTTGAATGGAGCAGGCCTGTGCCATGATTACGAATACATGCTGAGATGCTGTTGTTGA
- the LOC143918687 gene encoding DNA repair protein XRCC4-like: MEECVTITKIKVNEETYFLKVSWSDNVTLTLVNKDQYWIGILTRDKIKYFHTHLNISEEQYIKNAKKALSGDTLSSEFSINFSNNKFTWEKGIESTLKMKHGTVDMLEYSPHGGAELVVDELLKLQRNTEKKLRVKEDELHSVANQLDILLGKFKESADAKIKMEEDLYARFLELINAKKRKISEYEEFLNKLASAGKQISPNRTPESKKNEDTVLSDSES, from the exons ATGGAAGAATGCGTCACGATAACAAAGATCAAAGTGAACGAGGAAACATATTTTCTAAAAGTTTCATGGTCCGACAATGTAACATTGACTCTAGTGAACAAAGATCAGTACTGGATTGGAATTCTGACcagagataaaataaaatacttccacactcatctgaataTCAGCGaagaacaatatataaaaaatgctaaaaaagCCTTATCGGGAGACACACTTTCGAGCGAATTCAGTATTAACTTTTCAAACAATAAATTCACATGGGAGAAAGGCATCGAGTCTACTCTTAAAATGAAACATGGAACTGTAGACATGTTGGAATATTCACCTCATGGCGGCGCCGAACTGGTAGTTGATGAATTATTGAAGTTGCAACGCAACACCGAGAAAAAACTGCGTGTTAAAGAAGATGAACTACACAGCGTTGCCAACCAACTAGATATTTTGCTTGGAAAATTCAAAGAATCCGCTGATGCGAAAATTAAAATGGAGGAAGATTTGTATGCCAGGTTTTTAGAACTTATAAACGCAAAGAAGCGAAAGATTTCCGAATATGAAGAGTTCCTCAATAAATTAGCATCAGCAG GAAAACAGATATCTCCCAACAGAACTccggaatcaaagaaaaatGAAGATACTGTGTTGTCCGATTCTGAATCttaa
- the LOC143918600 gene encoding sodium channel protein Nach-like: MIRKLKLLKNRKPQIRNTITENESEKEDGLVILRKSLFAVIKEYLENSTLAGCKRIVEPRRHLAERLIWLVVICLAICGAAHMVKLIWKDFVQNPTVVSLESDQYPVWKIPFPAIAICNVNKLSRSRIETFANSMLAYNNETSELMVSGFRNLGKLIDYNSPTLDTFEEFMRLVQGNEDIETKPMDSRMLMKMLSPSCEKMLLRCKWMGDVVDCSKFFEMRLTSEGYCCAFNYNPKSTNEGEHKNPIYSKSPGVSNGLSVVLDPHLDDYVYPIHISQGFNIHVFYTHDYPDPYIGNTVVRFIPVDNSVFVNIAARTTRSVPSVKQFSIDQRKCMLKDDLPEKYGGKYSFSDCIFKCKKQIIRALCKCTPFFMPSTKNNSCELAHLPCLYKYKDKFRTILTGLFKEHNPEEDSDEEPIDGLFCNDCYPDCAFTKYSTKVSTQPLMKNGKDSKILMHVTAKNYSLVHIFFGDVDTELYKLDVVYYWFELISNLGGICGLFIGLSLVSVFEIVYFLTIRLVDELHKNKFSFSKCFF; this comes from the exons ATGATACGAAAACTTAAACTTTTGAAAAACAGAAAACCTCAAATTAGGAATACAATTACAGAAAATGAATCGGAAAAAGAAGATGGCTTAGTTATCTTAAGAAAATCCTTGTTCGCTGTCATCAAGGAATATTTAGAAAATTCTACTTTGGCAGGATGCAAAAGAATTGTTGAGCCTAGAAGACATTTAGCAGAGAG ATTGATTTGGTTGGTGGTAATTTGTTTGGCAATATGCGGTGCCGCGCATATGGTGAAGCTGATTTGGAAGGATTTCGTCCAAAATCCAACTGTTGTTTCGCTAGAATCAGATCAGTATCCTGTATGGAAGATTCCATTTCCTGCAATTGCTATATGCAATGTTAATAAACTCAGCAGATCCAGAATTGAAACATTCGCAAATAGCAT GTTGGCTTATAACAATGAAACGAGTGAACTGATGGTAAGTGGATTCCGCAATTTGGGAAAATTGATTGACTACAACAGTCCTACATTGGATACATTTGAAGAGTTTATGCGGTTAGTACAGggaaatgaagatatagaaaCCAAACCGATGGATTCCAGGATGTTGATGAAGATG TTGTCTCCATCTTGTGAAAAGATGTTGTTGCGCTGTAAGTGGATGGGCGACGTGGTAGATTGCAGCAAATTCTTCGAGATGCGTCTCACCTCAGAAGGATACTGTTGCGCTTTTAACTACAATCCAAAATCAACTAA CGAAGGTGAACACAAAAATCCAATATACTCGAAGTCTCCAGGTGTTTCTAATGGTCTATCTGTAGTATTAGATCCTCACCTCGATGATTACGTGTATCCAATACACATTTCACAGGGATTCAAC ATTCACGTGTTTTATACACACGATTACCCAGATCCATATATCGGTAACACGGTGGTCAGATTCATACCTGTCGATAACAGTGTTTTCGTCAACATTGCTGCCCGAACCACCCGGAGTGTACCTAGTGTAAAACAATTCTCGATAGATCAG AGAAAGTGCATGTTGAAGGATGATTTGCCAGAAAAATACGGTGGGAAATACAGCTTCAGTGACTgcatttttaaatgcaaaaaacaaataatacggGCGTTATGTAAATGTACACCATTTTTCATGCCAAGTACCAAAAATAATTCATGCGAATTGGCTCATCTACCATGTCTTTATAAGTATAAAG ATAAATTTCGTACAATATTAACAGGACTCTTCAAAGAACACAATCCAGAAGAAGATTCAGATGAAGAACCAATTGATGGTCTTTTTTGCAATGACTGCTATCCCGATTGCGCTTTCACAAAATACAGTACTAAAGTGTCAACGCAACCACTGATGAAAAATGGAAAGGattctaaaatttt GATGCACGTTACAGCTAAGAATTATTCATTGgttcatatattttttggaGATGTTGATACGGAATTATACAAGTTGGATGTAGTGTATTATTGGTTCGAATTAATCA GTAATCTTGGTGGTATATGTGGTTTGTTCATAGGTCTATCACTAGTCAGTGTATTtgaaatagtttattttttgaCGATTAGATTAGTCGACGaattgcataaaaataaatttagcttTTCGAAGTGTTTTTTCTAA
- the LOC143918601 gene encoding sodium channel protein Nach-like, with amino-acid sequence MIRKLRILKNRKPRTRNIFIEIESNNEDGLIILKKSLSAVIKEYLQNSTLAGCKRIVEPGRHPVERWIWFIVICLAISGAVYMVKSVWKDFVQNPTVVSLETDQYPIWKVPFPAIAICNVNKLSKSRIEAFVKDTMINKNKSIESTVSGFRNLGTLIDYNSPNLETFEDFIGFVKENYDIDVETRSIDFKKIMKTLSPLCENMLLRCKWMGNMKNGRKVDKRSPTIEPEKMQKGKRKNAVKIDDDDDDEDDDDIYKSCRFCTLVFLGIWKEKGRNREPLEKPKYLKSAGTLYGLSIVLDPQLDDYVYPAHISQGFKIHVFYTHDYPDQHTGNTVVRFIPVDSRVSINVVARTIRSVPAVKQFSIHQRKCMFKDDLSEKYNGKYSFSDCIFMCKRRIIRALCKCTPFFMPSNINNSCGLLHVPCLYKYKGLFKEYDPEEELDQEPIDGLFCKDCYPDCSSTKYSTKVTAQPLMKNGKEAEILMQVTAKNYSLVHIFFEDVDTELYKLDVVYYWFELLSNLGGICSLFIGLSFVSVFEIVYFLTVRLVDELYKNRFSFSKFLCKIMVSLSSACDITGTVFIARSEKLRFIDQAKRIEQSFYGVILINISPTTCLINTALKQKTSFLLLLT; translated from the exons atgATTCGAAAACTTAGAATTTTGAAAAACAGAAAGCCTCGTACTAGGAATATATTTATAGAGATTGAATCTAACAATGAAGACggattgattattttaaaaaaatccttGTCCGCTGTTATCAaagaatatttacaaaattccaCTTTAGCAGGATGTAAAAGAATTGTTGAACCTGGAAGACATCCTGTTGAGAG GTGGATTTGGTTCATTGTAATCTGTTTGGCGATATCTGGTGCCGTGTACATGGTGAAATCGGTTTGGAAGGATTTCGTCCAAAATCCAACTGTTGTTTCACTGGAAACAGATCAGTATCCAATATGGAAGGTACCGTTCCCGGCAATTGCTATATGCAATGTTAATAAACTAAGCAAATCCAGGATTGAAGCGTTCGTGAAGGATAC GATGATTAACAAAAACAAGTCAATTGAATCGACAGTGAGTGGATTCCGCAACTTGGGAACTTTGATCGATTATAACAGTCCTAATTTAGAAACATTCGAAGATTTTATTGGGTTCGTAAAGGAGAATTACGATATTGATGTGGAAACTAGATCGATAGACTTCAAGAAAATAATGAAGACG tTGTCTCcattatgtgaaaatatgttgtTGCGTTGTAAATGGATGGGCAATATG aagaatggacgaaaggtggacaaaaggaGTCCTACAATAGAACCCGAgaaaatgcaaaagggtaaaaggaagaacgCAGTGAAGATag atgatgatgatgatgatgaggatgatgatgatatttataAAAGTTGCCGATTTTGCACGTTAGTGTTTTTGGGTATTTGGAAAGAGAAGGGACGAAACAGAGAACCACT agaAAAGCCGAAATACTTGAAGTCTGCAGGCACTCTATATGGTCTGTCTATAGTACTAGATCCTCAATTGGACGATTATGTGTATCCAGCACACATTTCACAAGGATTCAAA ATACACGTGTTTTATACACACGATTACCCAGACCAACACACCGGTAATACGGTGGTCAGATTCATACCCGTCGATAGCAGAGTTAGTATCAACGTCGTTGCTCGAACGATCCGTAGTGTACCTGCGGTAAAACAGTTCTCGATACATCAG CGAAAGTGCATGTTTAAAGATGATCTCTCAGAAAAGTACAACGGAAAATATAGCTTCAGTGACTGCATTTTTATGTGCAAAAGAAGAATAATTCGAgctttatgtaaatgtacacCATTTTTCATGCCAAGCAATATAAACAATTCCTGCGGATTGCTTCATGTGCCTTGTCTTTACAAGTATAAAG GGCTCTTCAAAGAATACGATCCTGAAGAAGAATTGGATCAAGAACCAATTGATGGTCTCTTCTGCAAGGATTGCTATCCAGACTGCAGTTCTACAAAATACAGCACTAAAGTTACAGCACAACCACTGATGAAGAATGGAAAGGAAGctgaaatttt gatGCAGGTTACAGCTAAGAATTATTCATTAGTTCACATATTCTTTGAAGATGTCGATACGGAATTATATAAGTTGGATGTAGTGTATTATTGGTTCGAATTATTAA GCAATCTTGGTGGtatatgtagtttgttcatAGGTCTATCATTCGTCAGTGTAtttgaaattgtttattttttaacggTTAGATTAGTCGACGAATTGTATAAGAATAGATTTAGCTTTTCGAAGT ttttatgCAAAATTATGGTTTCGTTAAGTTCTGCGTGTGACATAACTGGAACTGTATTTATTGCTCGATCGGAAAAACTACGCTTCATCGATCAAGCGAAACGCATCGAGCAGTC GTTCTATGGTGTCATATTAATCAATATTTCTCCGACAACCTGTCTCATAAACACTGCTCTCAAACAGAAAACctcatttttattgcttttaacaTAA